In Candidatus Eisenbacteria bacterium, a genomic segment contains:
- a CDS encoding FecR domain-containing protein — MKILKTVMILLVLLLVPGYALSANPGYMRVSLIEGDVQIKTPDSDEWGIASVNTPLAEGDELWVPQDGRVELQLNTGTYIRLDESSALQILSMDEDSSQFYLSQGYAYIFYDTPVSGGVLQIDTPDTSTRAFDRAIFRIDMSEQYTDVAVYKGYVETENNVGNTGIEAGQMVSLGENTDGEVSPMGPPDEWEKWNKKRNDRVYAGSDVGSRYLPYELRPYSSDFDSYGKWVRVRGYGNVWTPTVAASASWSPYRNGRWIWRGGDYIWVA, encoded by the coding sequence ATGAAGATCTTAAAGACTGTGATGATATTGCTTGTGCTGCTTTTAGTGCCGGGTTATGCCCTCTCTGCGAATCCCGGTTATATGCGAGTGAGTCTTATCGAAGGTGATGTTCAGATAAAGACGCCCGACTCGGATGAATGGGGTATCGCGTCTGTTAATACTCCCCTTGCAGAGGGTGATGAACTTTGGGTCCCTCAGGACGGAAGGGTTGAACTCCAGCTGAACACAGGGACATATATCAGACTCGATGAGAGTTCTGCTCTCCAGATACTGTCGATGGATGAGGATTCTTCCCAGTTCTATCTGTCGCAGGGATATGCCTATATTTTTTATGATACTCCGGTGAGTGGAGGAGTTTTACAGATCGATACTCCCGACACGTCCACCCGGGCCTTCGACAGGGCGATCTTCAGAATCGATATGTCTGAGCAGTACACAGATGTGGCGGTCTACAAGGGATATGTTGAAACGGAGAACAATGTCGGAAATACAGGAATAGAAGCAGGACAAATGGTATCTCTCGGAGAGAACACGGACGGAGAGGTTTCTCCGATGGGGCCTCCTGACGAGTGGGAGAAGTGGAACAAGAAAAGAAACGACAGGGTCTATGCAGGAAGTGACGTGGGCTCCCGCTATCTGCCCTACGAACTCAGGCCGTATTCATCCGACTTTGACAGCTACGGCAAGTGGGTACGTGTTCGTGGGTATGGTAATGTCTGGACCCCGACGGTCGCAGCCAGTGCGAGCTGGTCTCCCTACAGAAATGGCAGATGGATATGGAGAGGCGGTGATTACATCTGGGTGGCTTAA
- a CDS encoding transglycosylase domain-containing protein: MVLGKISVMPKKVKMSKNIFRKKTLLKHGWKEKIYETFSGVSTWFRRMRVGVLSAVPGIRNIRLIKLSWLVYPLMCTTVITAAIIAIGLYHIYFDRTNLPDIDSLANFEFPAIGCVYDANGQPLIELAREYRRITKYEDLPPIVRDAILATEDKNFFSHNGVEYSTIPRVLSKVRIGALMSHLTRSAGQEEVNSGGIFPQGGSTVTQQLVRGHFLQKLTAQENSKSLLHGSLLLRGLSHIIGPRSVNKLYRKLEEMRLSLWVEEEMQKLFGSKRRAKEEILARYASFIYMGNGQYGIARASEYYFGRPLATFTVDDADKAALLAGIAKSPRSYAPSAKETGRILRRRNQSWRLWQSTVLSLRTGSGRLKSALFSQSRGTGAKCSRLPRLLKMSCRSSKLSTLISALKIFCRDASIFTRLWTPVCSKL, encoded by the coding sequence GTGGTATTGGGTAAAATCTCAGTGATGCCCAAAAAGGTGAAAATGAGTAAAAATATATTCAGGAAGAAAACTTTGTTGAAACATGGATGGAAAGAAAAAATCTATGAGACATTTTCAGGAGTCTCAACATGGTTCCGGCGTATGCGGGTGGGTGTCCTATCGGCAGTTCCGGGAATCCGCAATATCCGTTTAATCAAACTGAGCTGGCTCGTTTACCCCCTTATGTGCACAACAGTCATCACAGCCGCTATAATTGCAATCGGATTATATCACATCTATTTCGACCGAACAAACCTTCCTGACATAGACTCATTAGCCAATTTTGAGTTTCCTGCTATCGGCTGCGTATACGATGCCAATGGCCAGCCGCTTATTGAGCTGGCAAGAGAGTACAGGCGCATAACTAAGTATGAGGATCTGCCGCCCATTGTTCGTGATGCGATTCTTGCAACTGAGGACAAAAACTTCTTCTCACACAACGGAGTTGAATATTCCACAATTCCCCGCGTACTAAGTAAAGTGCGGATCGGCGCCTTGATGTCGCACCTCACACGGTCGGCAGGGCAAGAGGAGGTTAATAGTGGCGGCATCTTCCCGCAAGGCGGATCGACTGTCACGCAACAGCTTGTGCGCGGACATTTCCTTCAAAAGCTGACGGCTCAAGAAAACAGCAAATCGCTCCTGCACGGGTCACTTCTGCTCCGTGGATTGTCTCACATCATTGGCCCGCGAAGTGTTAACAAGCTGTATCGGAAACTGGAGGAGATGAGGCTATCGTTATGGGTCGAGGAAGAGATGCAGAAGCTTTTCGGCTCTAAACGCCGGGCCAAGGAAGAAATTCTGGCACGGTATGCCAGCTTTATTTACATGGGAAACGGTCAATACGGAATTGCGAGAGCGTCCGAGTATTACTTCGGTCGGCCTCTCGCCACTTTCACCGTGGATGATGCTGATAAAGCGGCACTGCTGGCAGGCATTGCAAAGTCGCCCCGTTCCTATGCGCCAAGCGCTAAAGAGACCGGGAGAATCCTGCGCCGGAGAAATCAATCCTGGCGCTTATGGCAGTCAACGGTTTTATCTCTCCGGACAGGGTCAGGGAGGCTGAAAAGCGCCCTATTCAGTCAGTCGCGTGGCACAGGGGCAAAATGCTCCCGGCTGCCGCGGTTGTTGAAAATGTCCTGCAGGAGCTCAAAACTTTCAACGCTGATCTCAGCGTTGAAGATCTTCTGCAGGGACGCATCAATATTTACTCGACTGTGGACGCCCGTGTGCAGCAAATTATGA
- a CDS encoding DUF1207 domain-containing protein — MAADRTGDEFLTGYITSILERDLNWGRDSYILKVVNGVVAITLFKDDPAQREAADKQLHDIVGLQRVTIVVKPADTKKPGAVSRFTGITGDGEAFPTGDLFRPLIADPKQPQFFVGINSFRSSGERYTMAAVGFGETFGMYRFLGSHEGNGLQLGLAGAIFARFNMDAPSHDLINADYTIGIPVTYRNGDNSLRFRVYHQSSHLGDEFLQSVNPPERVNLSYEAIELIYSREWQGWRVYGGGESLIHKEPADLKPMSAHWGIEYCGSKPLVLNGRPVAGVDMKSFEEHNWAIDTSVKAGLEFGHPNPGQRRLRLMAEWYNGFDPSGQFYNNKVEYFGLGVSLGF; from the coding sequence GTGGCTGCGGACAGAACCGGTGATGAATTTTTGACCGGTTATATTACATCCATCCTTGAGCGGGACCTGAACTGGGGGAGAGACAGCTATATTTTGAAGGTTGTCAACGGGGTTGTTGCTATTACCCTATTTAAAGATGATCCGGCGCAACGGGAGGCGGCCGACAAACAGCTGCATGATATAGTCGGATTGCAGAGGGTAACGATTGTGGTGAAGCCTGCAGACACGAAGAAGCCGGGAGCGGTAAGCAGGTTTACGGGAATAACCGGCGACGGGGAAGCCTTTCCAACGGGCGACCTGTTCCGGCCACTAATCGCCGATCCTAAGCAGCCGCAGTTCTTTGTCGGCATAAATAGCTTCAGATCATCGGGTGAGAGATACACCATGGCGGCCGTAGGATTCGGAGAGACATTCGGCATGTACAGGTTCTTAGGCAGCCATGAGGGGAACGGTCTGCAACTGGGCTTGGCAGGCGCTATATTTGCCCGGTTCAACATGGATGCCCCTTCCCACGACCTCATCAACGCAGATTATACCATCGGCATTCCCGTAACTTACCGGAATGGTGACAATTCACTCCGCTTCCGCGTTTATCACCAGAGTTCACACCTGGGGGATGAATTCCTCCAGAGTGTTAATCCTCCCGAGCGGGTTAACCTCAGCTATGAAGCCATTGAGCTCATCTATTCCCGCGAATGGCAGGGATGGCGGGTGTACGGGGGCGGCGAGTCTTTGATACACAAGGAGCCGGCTGATCTAAAGCCGATGAGTGCTCACTGGGGGATCGAATATTGCGGCAGCAAGCCGCTTGTATTAAACGGCAGGCCGGTTGCCGGGGTGGACATGAAGAGCTTCGAGGAGCATAACTGGGCCATCGATACCAGCGTCAAGGCCGGTCTCGAGTTCGGTCATCCCAACCCGGGGCAGCGTCGCCTGCGCCTCATGGCCGAGTGGTACAACGGGTTTGATCCAAGCGGCCAGTTTTACAACAATAAGGTTGAATACTTTGGCCTTGGGGTTTCTCTGGGATTCTGA